The region CGCGAGACCCTCCCGGCCGACGAGGACGGGCAGGTGCGGCTGGTGCTGCGCGGCACGGCCACCGTCGACCCCGGCACGGCGGCGGGCGGCGTGGCACTCGGCGGCGGTCTCTTCGACGTGTTCGTCCGGATCAAGCTGGGCGGCTGGACCCGTGAGTGCCGTCTCGGCCCGGTCAAGCTGGACCCCCGCCCGGTGCCGCAGGCCGGTGTGGTCGCCGGCCGTGTGATCCTGCCGTACTGGACGGCGAAGCAGGCGACGCTGTCCCTGGACGTCGACCGCGCCGTCAAGGGTGTGGGCCTCGGCCGCCTCAAGCCGGACGATGTCACCATCACGGGTGACCGTCTGCGCGTGGCACTGCCCCTGCACGTGCCCGGCGACACCAAGACGCTGCTGCGGCTGACCTCGTCGGCGGTCGCCGAGTCCGTGGAGGTGCCTGGCACGCTGTCCGGCGCTTCCGACGGCTCGGGTTCGTTCGTCGAGGCGACGCTGCCCGGCGGCGCCCTGGCCGACGGGACGTGGAAGCCGTCGCTGTGCCTGGCCCCGGAGGCAGCCGAGCCGCGGTTCCTGGCGATGTCCGTCGGCCTGAGCGTCAAGGGCGGTCGTCCGCAGGTCGTGCGGCCCGCCAAGCCGGCCGGGCCGAGCACCGGGCAGCGAGTGGTCCGCAAGGTGCGGCGCACGCTCGGGAAGATCGCGCGCAAGGCCGGGCTGCGACGCGGAAACGGAGCCTGACAGCATGCGAGCACTGGACATCGAAGGCGCCTGGGTACTCGAGCCGAAGATCTTCCCGGACGACCGGGGCGCCTTCCATGAGTGGTACCGGGGCGAGGAGTTCCGTGAGGCCACCGGTTACGACCTGTCCCTCGCGCAGGCGAACTGCTCGGTCTCACGCCGGGGCGTCGTACGCGGGGTGCACTTCTCCGACGTACCGCCGAGCCAGGCCAAGTACGTGACGTGCGTACGCGGGGCGGTCCTGGACGTCGTGGTGGACATCCGGGTCGGCTCGCCCACGTACGGGCAGTGGGAGGCGGTGCGGCTCGACGACGAGACCCGGCACGCGGTGTTCCTCGCGGAAGGCCTCGGGCACGCCTTCATGGCGCTCACCGACGACGCCACCGTGGTGTACCTGTGTTCGACGGGGTACGCGCCGGGGCGTGAGCACGGGGTGCATCCGCTCGACCCGGAGCTGGGCATCGCCTGGCCGGAGGGCATCGAGCCCGTGCTGTCGGAGAAGGACGCCGAGGCGCCCACGCTGGCCGAGGCGAAGGCGGCCGGGCTGCTGCCGTCGTACGAGGAGTGCGCGGCCTACTACGCGGGGCTGCGCGCCGACCGGTAGCTCCCGAACCGGACGAGTACCAGAACGAGTACCAGAAAGGCCTGCGGCCCGGCTGCTGATCAGCAGCCGGGCCGCAGGCCGTTGTCCGGTTCCGCGTCAGCGGGAGGTGCTCAGCGGCTGCAGGCTGCGTCGCAGCTGCTCCAGGCCTCGCGAGCGCTTGGTGCCGCGGTTGCGGGACTTGACGAGGGGGGCCCAGAAGGCGGCCTCGATCAGGGTCTCCGGCTTGATCGCCGGCGTCCGCTCCAGGACGCTCTCCGGCACCTTCTGCGGGTCCGGGACCTCGAACTCCGCGATGATCTCGTCGTACTTGTCCTTCAGTACGGTGTTGTCGGGGTCGGCGCCGAAGACGATGAGCTGTCCGGTGGGCGCGGTGTCGACGAGGACCGTGACCAGGTCGGGGCGGTACCGGGCGAGGATCTCGATCAGCTTGTAGACGTCGCCGGTCCAGGCGTTGGTGTGCCGGTCGCGGGCGGCCTCGTCGACGCTGCGCGGCAGCATGTCGTCGAGGACGATGACGCTGGCCCAGTCCGAGTGCTTCTCGACGTTGATGAAGTCGCGCAGCGCGTACTCGAACAGGTGCATGCCGTCGATGAACGACAGGTCGAGCGTGGTGCGCTGCCAGTAGCCGAACGGGCTGCGGTTGCGCGCCAGGTTGCGCAGCGGGTGCCGGCCGCCCTTGAGGTGGGCGAGGGGGTTCTCCCGGGCGAAGAAGTCGTCGCTGGTCGCCTTCGCGAGATGGACGTCGGTGCGGATCTCCGAGACCACCTTGAACGCGGGGTCGATCGCGATGCTCGGTACCCGGGACAGGGTCAGGCTTCGGCCGTCGTTGACGCCGATCTCCAGGTAGTTCCTGTTCGCGCTGACCTTGTGGAGCTCCCGGAGGAACTCATGGCGTTTCAC is a window of Streptomyces sp. B21-083 DNA encoding:
- the rfbC gene encoding dTDP-4-dehydrorhamnose 3,5-epimerase, with amino-acid sequence MRALDIEGAWVLEPKIFPDDRGAFHEWYRGEEFREATGYDLSLAQANCSVSRRGVVRGVHFSDVPPSQAKYVTCVRGAVLDVVVDIRVGSPTYGQWEAVRLDDETRHAVFLAEGLGHAFMALTDDATVVYLCSTGYAPGREHGVHPLDPELGIAWPEGIEPVLSEKDAEAPTLAEAKAAGLLPSYEECAAYYAGLRADR
- a CDS encoding class I SAM-dependent methyltransferase — protein: MKRHEFLRELHKVSANRNYLEIGVNDGRSLTLSRVPSIAIDPAFKVVSEIRTDVHLAKATSDDFFARENPLAHLKGGRHPLRNLARNRSPFGYWQRTTLDLSFIDGMHLFEYALRDFINVEKHSDWASVIVLDDMLPRSVDEAARDRHTNAWTGDVYKLIEILARYRPDLVTVLVDTAPTGQLIVFGADPDNTVLKDKYDEIIAEFEVPDPQKVPESVLERTPAIKPETLIEAAFWAPLVKSRNRGTKRSRGLEQLRRSLQPLSTSR